One part of the Terrimicrobium sacchariphilum genome encodes these proteins:
- the atpF gene encoding F0F1 ATP synthase subunit B — translation MDIITKLFQDFGVTWPKFIAQVILFLIVYGVLSKFAFGPILKVLNERRRRIEEGQHNAERIKKQLAEAELRYQEVLRKANDEANHLIEEARRSSDAISQKQLQKAISDAENIIAKANQSIEQERHKMISEVKHEMVGLVVNTTSKVVGKVLTPEDQKRLTEETSKEIAA, via the coding sequence ATGGATATTATCACCAAACTTTTTCAGGATTTCGGCGTTACCTGGCCCAAGTTCATTGCCCAGGTCATCCTGTTTCTCATCGTTTACGGCGTTCTCAGCAAATTTGCCTTTGGGCCGATCCTGAAGGTTCTTAACGAGCGCCGTCGCCGCATTGAGGAAGGACAGCACAATGCCGAGCGCATCAAGAAGCAGCTCGCTGAGGCGGAACTCCGCTATCAGGAGGTGCTCCGCAAGGCCAACGACGAAGCCAATCACCTCATCGAGGAAGCCCGCCGCAGCAGCGATGCCATTTCCCAGAAGCAGCTTCAGAAGGCCATCAGCGACGCGGAAAACATCATCGCCAAGGCCAACCAGTCCATCGAGCAGGAGCGCCACAAAATGATCTCCGAAGTGAAGCACGAGATGGTCGGTCTCGTCGTCAACACCACGTCCAAGGTCGTGGGCAAAGTGCTTACCCCCGAGGATCAGAAGCGACTCACTGAAGAAACCTCGAAGGAAATCGCAGCCTAA
- the atpH gene encoding ATP synthase F1 subunit delta, with amino-acid sequence MKISREARRAAREMFRLSLVDGRLDNARVKDISDRLVAEKPRSFLEILKEYTRLVRLELASRHAVVESAVTLPDEQASRLLADLQSRFGNDITAEFRVQPGLLAGIRIKVGSDVWDGSVRNRLNTLSQQL; translated from the coding sequence ATGAAAATCAGCCGGGAAGCTCGCCGCGCCGCCAGGGAAATGTTCCGTCTCAGCTTGGTAGACGGGCGTTTGGACAATGCACGGGTCAAGGACATCTCAGACCGTCTGGTCGCCGAGAAGCCGCGCAGCTTCCTGGAAATCCTCAAGGAATACACGCGACTCGTCCGCCTCGAACTCGCCAGCCGCCATGCGGTCGTCGAAAGCGCTGTGACCCTGCCCGATGAGCAGGCGAGCCGCCTCCTGGCAGATCTCCAGAGCCGCTTTGGCAACGACATCACCGCGGAATTCCGCGTACAACCCGGCCTTCTCGCGGGCATCCGCATCAAGGTCGGCAGCGACGTTTGGGACGGCAGCGTTCGCAATCGTCTCAACACCCTTTCTCAACAACTTTAA
- the atpA gene encoding F0F1 ATP synthase subunit alpha: MSNILQELEAKIEGIQSASTSKTNVGIVREIGDGVAKIEGLSGAMLNEMLEFPGGLYGLALNLEETEVGAIILGDYTKVSEGDEVKTTGRLLQVPVGKELLGRVVDSLGQPLDGKGPINAKEFYPVEKIAPGIIKRKSVNQPVQTGIMAIDAMVPVGRGQRELIIGDRATGKTTIALDTILNQAKINQAGEASGDPNFRPLYSIYVAIGQKNANIARVIGTLEEHDALKYTVIVAASASDSATNQYIAPFSGASIGEWFMQNGQDAIIVFDDLSKHANAYRQISLLLKRPSGREAYPGDVFYLHSRLLERSARLGEGYGNGSLTAFPIIETQAGDVSAYIATNVISITDGQIYLEADLFFQGIRPAISVGLSVSRVGSAAQIKAMKQVAGKIKGDLAQYRELAAFAQFGSDLDARTKATLERGQRVVELFKQTQYQPMDVQLQAAVLWSMQKGYLDTIPVERIKEFQAKLQEFLSTRKESTLAKILAKKQIDEEVEKELTAALEEFKVIFK, from the coding sequence ATGAGCAACATCCTGCAAGAACTCGAAGCGAAAATCGAAGGCATCCAGAGCGCTTCCACCAGCAAAACGAACGTCGGCATCGTCCGCGAGATCGGCGACGGCGTGGCCAAGATCGAAGGCCTGAGCGGCGCCATGCTCAATGAAATGCTGGAGTTTCCCGGCGGCCTCTACGGCCTCGCCCTCAACCTCGAGGAAACCGAGGTAGGTGCGATCATCCTCGGCGACTACACCAAGGTTAGCGAAGGTGATGAGGTCAAGACGACAGGACGCCTCCTTCAGGTGCCGGTCGGCAAGGAACTCCTCGGTCGTGTGGTGGACTCTCTCGGTCAACCTCTTGATGGCAAGGGGCCGATCAACGCCAAGGAATTCTATCCAGTCGAAAAGATCGCTCCCGGCATCATTAAGCGCAAGAGCGTGAACCAGCCGGTGCAGACGGGCATCATGGCCATCGATGCGATGGTGCCGGTGGGCCGTGGTCAGCGTGAACTCATCATCGGTGACCGCGCGACAGGCAAGACGACCATCGCTCTGGATACCATCCTCAACCAGGCCAAGATCAACCAGGCCGGTGAAGCCAGCGGTGATCCGAACTTCCGCCCTCTCTACTCGATCTATGTCGCAATCGGCCAGAAGAACGCCAATATCGCCCGCGTTATCGGCACCCTCGAGGAGCATGATGCGCTGAAGTATACGGTGATCGTGGCCGCCTCGGCCTCGGACAGTGCGACGAACCAGTACATCGCTCCGTTCTCCGGTGCCTCCATTGGTGAGTGGTTCATGCAGAACGGTCAGGACGCGATCATCGTGTTTGACGATCTTTCCAAGCATGCGAACGCCTACCGCCAGATCTCGCTCCTCCTCAAGCGCCCCTCGGGTCGCGAGGCGTATCCCGGCGACGTGTTTTATCTCCACAGCCGCCTGCTCGAGCGTTCCGCTCGTCTCGGCGAGGGGTACGGCAACGGTTCGCTGACGGCGTTCCCGATCATCGAGACGCAGGCGGGAGACGTTTCCGCCTACATCGCAACAAACGTGATTTCGATCACCGACGGCCAGATCTACCTGGAAGCCGACTTGTTCTTCCAGGGCATCCGCCCGGCCATCTCGGTCGGTCTGTCGGTGTCCCGCGTGGGTTCTGCGGCGCAGATCAAGGCGATGAAGCAGGTCGCCGGCAAGATCAAGGGTGACCTCGCCCAGTATCGCGAACTCGCGGCCTTCGCGCAGTTCGGCTCCGACCTCGACGCCCGTACCAAGGCGACCCTCGAGCGCGGCCAGCGTGTGGTTGAGCTCTTCAAGCAGACCCAGTACCAGCCGATGGATGTCCAGCTCCAGGCAGCGGTCCTCTGGTCGATGCAGAAAGGCTACCTCGATACGATCCCGGTCGAGCGCATCAAAGAGTTTCAGGCCAAGCTTCAGGAATTCCTTTCCACCCGCAAGGAGTCGACCCTCGCGAAGATCCTGGCCAAGAAGCAGATCGACGAAGAGGTCGAGAAGGAACTCACCGCGGCTCTGGAAGAGTTCAAGGTGATCTTCAAATAA
- the atpG gene encoding ATP synthase F1 subunit gamma — MASLRDIRRRIKSVKNTAQITKAMQMVAASKMRKAQEAALHGRPYAVTLNRVLVTLRDTVDENIHPLLEKRDEIKQELVILISTDKGLCGGLNTNLFREASAYDREKTQFISIGRKGTQFLARTKRKMIADFALKDHPSFLEVKAISQFAIDKFLAHEVDKVTVLFPRFVNTLNQLPTALPLLPITSLAELGLAEEEGEKTSSGAGMNFEPNAHSVLDAIMPFYVHFELYQMILGSRASEHSARMVAMKNATDNAKQIVKDLTLEYNKARQAAITKEILEIATAQLALG; from the coding sequence ATGGCGAGCCTCCGCGACATTCGCCGACGCATCAAGTCGGTCAAGAACACCGCCCAGATCACCAAGGCGATGCAGATGGTCGCTGCCTCCAAGATGCGCAAGGCGCAGGAAGCAGCCCTCCACGGGCGTCCCTATGCGGTGACTCTCAACCGCGTGCTGGTCACCCTGCGTGATACCGTGGATGAGAACATCCACCCGCTGCTCGAGAAACGTGACGAGATCAAACAGGAACTCGTCATCCTCATCAGCACGGACAAGGGACTTTGCGGTGGTCTGAACACGAACCTCTTTCGCGAGGCTTCGGCCTACGACAGGGAAAAGACCCAGTTCATCTCGATCGGTCGCAAGGGAACGCAGTTCCTGGCCCGTACGAAACGTAAGATGATTGCAGACTTCGCCCTTAAGGATCATCCGAGCTTTCTCGAGGTGAAAGCCATTTCGCAGTTTGCCATCGATAAGTTCCTGGCTCATGAAGTCGACAAAGTGACGGTGCTCTTTCCGAGATTCGTCAACACGCTCAATCAGCTCCCGACCGCACTCCCGCTCCTCCCGATCACGAGCCTCGCAGAGTTGGGGCTGGCCGAGGAGGAGGGCGAAAAAACCTCTTCCGGAGCGGGTATGAACTTCGAGCCCAACGCGCATAGCGTCCTCGATGCCATCATGCCGTTTTACGTCCACTTTGAACTCTACCAGATGATCCTGGGATCGCGTGCCTCCGAGCACAGCGCCCGCATGGTGGCAATGAAGAACGCCACCGACAATGCCAAGCAGATCGTCAAGGATCTCACTCTCGAATACAACAAGGCCCGTCAGGCGGCCATTACCAAGGAAATTCTCGAAATCGCCACAGCGCAGCTTGCGCTCGGCTAA
- the atpD gene encoding F0F1 ATP synthase subunit beta: protein MSTTGKIVQVIGPVVDVEFNPEAGAFPKIYDALEVEFESSGEKVKLTLEVQQHLGENWVRAIAMSTTEGLTRGMAVLNTGAPISVPVGEGVLGRIFNVVGEPVDERGPVPHTKKYAIHRAAPPLIEQDTKAKILETGIKVIDLICPFTKGGKVGAFGGAGVGKTVVIMELINNIAKGHGGYSVFAGVGERTREGNDLYGEMSEAGVIDLNKIENSKVALVYGQMNEPPGARLRVALTALSMAEYFRDEKNQDVLLFVDNIFRFSQAGSEVSALLGRTPSAVGYQPTLAAEMGDLQERITSTTKGSITSFQAVYVPADDLTDPAPANTFAHLDSTIVLERSIAELGIYPAVDPLASTSKALSPEVVGDEHYAVARGVQKVLQRYKDLQDIIAILGMDELSPEDKLTVYRARKIQRFLSQPFHVAEVFTGTPGQYVSISETIRGFKEILDGKHDDVPEGNFYMKGGIDMIHG, encoded by the coding sequence ATGAGCACCACAGGAAAAATCGTCCAAGTCATCGGTCCCGTAGTGGACGTTGAGTTCAACCCGGAGGCCGGAGCGTTTCCCAAGATCTACGACGCCCTGGAAGTCGAGTTCGAATCGAGTGGGGAGAAAGTGAAGCTGACTCTCGAGGTCCAGCAGCATCTCGGTGAGAACTGGGTGCGCGCGATCGCCATGAGCACCACCGAGGGTCTCACCCGCGGCATGGCCGTGCTCAATACCGGCGCTCCGATTTCCGTACCAGTGGGCGAGGGCGTGCTCGGCCGTATCTTCAACGTCGTGGGTGAGCCTGTCGACGAGCGTGGCCCCGTGCCCCACACCAAGAAATATGCCATTCACCGCGCCGCTCCTCCGCTCATCGAGCAGGACACGAAGGCCAAGATCCTCGAGACCGGCATCAAGGTTATCGACCTGATCTGCCCCTTCACCAAGGGCGGCAAGGTTGGCGCGTTCGGTGGTGCCGGCGTCGGCAAGACCGTCGTCATCATGGAGCTCATTAACAACATCGCCAAGGGCCACGGTGGTTACTCCGTGTTTGCCGGCGTGGGTGAGCGTACCCGCGAGGGCAATGACCTCTACGGCGAAATGAGCGAAGCAGGTGTCATCGATCTGAACAAGATCGAGAACTCCAAGGTGGCACTGGTCTACGGCCAGATGAATGAGCCCCCGGGAGCCCGTCTCCGCGTCGCGCTGACGGCCCTCTCCATGGCGGAGTACTTCCGCGATGAGAAGAACCAGGACGTGCTGCTCTTCGTCGACAATATCTTCCGTTTCTCGCAGGCCGGCTCCGAGGTGTCCGCTCTGCTCGGCCGTACGCCGAGCGCCGTGGGTTACCAGCCGACCCTCGCCGCCGAAATGGGCGATCTTCAGGAGCGTATTACCTCGACCACAAAGGGGTCCATCACTTCGTTCCAGGCCGTCTACGTGCCTGCGGATGACTTGACCGATCCAGCCCCGGCCAACACCTTTGCCCACCTCGACTCGACCATCGTGCTCGAGCGTTCCATCGCCGAGCTTGGCATCTACCCGGCCGTCGATCCGCTCGCCTCGACCTCCAAGGCGCTCTCGCCCGAGGTGGTCGGTGATGAGCACTACGCAGTGGCTCGTGGCGTTCAGAAAGTGCTCCAGCGCTACAAGGACCTGCAGGACATCATCGCGATTCTCGGCATGGATGAACTCTCGCCCGAGGATAAGCTCACGGTGTACCGTGCTCGTAAGATCCAGCGTTTCCTCAGCCAGCCGTTCCACGTGGCCGAGGTGTTTACCGGCACTCCGGGCCAGTACGTCTCGATTTCCGAAACGATCCGCGGCTTCAAGGAAATCCTCGATGGCAAGCACGACGACGTGCCCGAGGGCAATTTCTACATGAAGGGCGGCATCGATATGATCCACGGCTAA
- a CDS encoding F0F1 ATP synthase subunit epsilon, protein MSTLRLEIVTPEAKTYSDDVDSVVIPGVEGEFGVLPQHVPLLTQLKPGELRVIKGGEEIRLAVGEGFVEVADDMVAVLTDMAIRESDIDESAAEEAMRRAEEAMKDNTLSEEQSAAFQATLQKSVAQLRVKRRRSL, encoded by the coding sequence ATGTCTACTCTCCGACTCGAAATCGTAACGCCCGAGGCAAAGACGTACTCCGACGACGTGGATTCCGTTGTGATTCCCGGCGTTGAAGGCGAATTTGGCGTCCTGCCGCAACACGTGCCTCTGCTCACGCAATTGAAGCCGGGCGAACTGCGAGTGATCAAGGGCGGCGAGGAGATCCGGCTTGCCGTGGGCGAGGGATTTGTCGAGGTGGCGGATGATATGGTAGCCGTCCTGACCGACATGGCGATCCGTGAGTCGGATATCGATGAAAGCGCTGCGGAGGAAGCGATGCGCCGCGCTGAGGAAGCCATGAAGGATAACACGCTCAGCGAAGAACAAAGTGCCGCCTTCCAGGCGACTCTGCAGAAATCCGTCGCGCAATTGCGCGTCAAGCGTCGCCGCTCTCTTTAG
- a CDS encoding DR2241 family protein, with product MPASSHARFIDSLLEKGVLQIGEILVFQDLSLCHRDDASREDISISTDPWHAVEIARYDDAGRYRPLKTAGNLRHGWRLKLSSSGEVLTALDFLYPGAVGMASALAHGRIVPANLRATLERQTGMYAVVKKVTGDQARQVVSDLCCGPTPCLRRKLWGIEPTDPSLDVVSGAPSEGLPLLCPEACNLFVAAGRKIVKGERGAAAE from the coding sequence GTGCCTGCTTCTTCTCATGCCCGATTCATTGACTCCCTGTTGGAAAAGGGAGTCCTTCAGATTGGCGAGATCCTGGTTTTCCAGGATCTTTCGCTTTGTCATCGGGATGATGCTTCGCGAGAGGACATTTCAATATCGACCGATCCCTGGCATGCTGTGGAGATTGCCAGATACGACGACGCGGGGCGGTATCGCCCTTTGAAGACCGCTGGCAACCTGCGTCACGGCTGGCGATTGAAGCTTTCCAGTAGCGGGGAGGTATTGACTGCTCTTGATTTTTTGTATCCCGGAGCCGTCGGCATGGCAAGTGCCCTTGCTCACGGGAGAATCGTCCCTGCGAATTTGCGTGCCACGCTGGAACGACAGACTGGCATGTATGCTGTGGTCAAAAAAGTCACCGGAGACCAGGCCCGCCAGGTGGTTTCCGATTTGTGTTGCGGACCAACACCGTGCTTGCGGCGAAAACTATGGGGTATCGAGCCGACTGATCCTTCGCTTGATGTCGTGAGCGGCGCTCCTTCTGAGGGGCTGCCGTTGCTTTGTCCTGAAGCGTGCAACCTCTTCGTGGCCGCGGGGCGCAAGATCGTTAAAGGTGAGCGGGGTGCGGCGGCGGAGTAA
- a CDS encoding PAS domain S-box protein translates to MALVFLGSALTSYQLHSTFDSIESSLRQGEIERIAIQFRHIGELELLLISKYAEWTKTYGYLGGSDPDYLSNHFDFGQNATGEDVVICFDSNKKLLSTRWLKAEANRSALLSPVAVDTITSSDILSDRPRLGIISDDGRLLLLTAAPVMQIDRKGPTPEWVVLGRWFDIGWLNQTFDLIGIRIRNLQLLKDSELHVASREHHVLSTKMGGLPIRVVRHDEAKDTVTFYLPTLDGKMVAALDVDIPVEVLESALTARNRILFWGAIGGIIIVVLPLLIFEWSVLRRLAQLDNEIQELSQPGARELVVTGNDEFSRLAASINRLMASERIYSARLKESETRFREAMEHSPVGMAIVELDGRWRETNSALRTFLGYSAQELTDLSFQDITFPEDLELDLEHVRKLIAGEITSYQMEKRYVRKDSHIVWALLNASIIRDDDRRPKYFVSQVLDIDESKRTARILSEAQANDRSIFEAIGDPIFVHGFDEDGQPGYLSYVNSAACRLLGLSRDQLLQRRISSLEDSPSYRSSQISAEVLTTGSATYETQLVSVDASKIPVEMHASLASLSGKKVCISVARSLVLRKAIDAQLRASKEAAERANKAKSDFLATMSHEIRTPLHGVIGFISLLKQTNLSTDQKEIVGSVEQSSRLLLALVSDVLDVSRIEAGRLILEIRPINLRRHLESICRGAELEARQHGLDFHSDIDTSLPETVLADSLRINQILGNLIGNALKFTDHGHVGLSVHASHNPSQRTCELVFSVTDTGIGISLAQQRRLFQPFTQADSSLSRKYGGTGLGLTIVRSLCELMGGSVEVRSAENKGSTFIARISVQTVQENPHADDSSRHSDSNMAEQTKGMQILITEDNPLNQKLLRRMLEKTAATIGVANNGAECVALVKSVHRDIIFMDVSMPEMDGLEATRNVRQLERERQIPPAVIVALTAGVSEADRQSCTEAGMDLFLGKPFTGESLNRILTEAIIRLAAKRS, encoded by the coding sequence TTGGCTTTGGTTTTCCTCGGCAGTGCGCTGACGTCTTACCAACTTCACTCGACCTTCGACTCGATTGAGTCATCGCTACGCCAAGGGGAGATCGAACGTATTGCCATCCAGTTTCGTCATATCGGAGAGCTGGAGCTTCTCCTCATCAGCAAATACGCCGAGTGGACCAAGACCTATGGATATCTTGGAGGGTCCGATCCTGACTATCTGTCCAACCACTTTGACTTCGGCCAAAACGCGACAGGTGAGGATGTCGTCATCTGCTTCGACTCGAACAAAAAACTCCTCTCGACTCGCTGGCTCAAGGCTGAAGCAAACCGCTCCGCCCTGCTCTCCCCTGTCGCCGTCGACACCATCACATCGAGTGATATCCTATCTGATCGTCCGAGGTTGGGCATTATCTCGGATGACGGTCGGCTGCTGCTACTGACTGCGGCCCCTGTCATGCAGATAGATCGGAAAGGTCCGACTCCTGAATGGGTCGTTCTCGGACGCTGGTTTGATATCGGGTGGCTGAACCAGACATTTGATCTGATCGGCATCCGCATTCGGAATCTCCAGTTGCTCAAGGACTCCGAGTTACATGTCGCAAGTCGCGAACATCATGTCCTCTCGACCAAAATGGGCGGCCTGCCTATCCGAGTTGTCCGCCATGACGAGGCGAAAGACACCGTCACTTTTTATCTGCCTACGCTCGATGGCAAAATGGTGGCGGCCTTGGATGTCGACATCCCGGTCGAGGTTCTGGAATCAGCCTTAACGGCTCGCAATCGCATCCTGTTCTGGGGAGCTATCGGCGGCATTATCATTGTCGTCCTTCCGCTCCTAATCTTCGAATGGTCAGTCCTTCGCCGCCTTGCTCAACTGGACAACGAGATTCAGGAGCTTTCCCAACCAGGCGCCCGAGAGCTTGTGGTGACTGGTAATGATGAGTTTTCCCGGCTCGCGGCCTCGATCAACCGCCTGATGGCTTCGGAACGCATATACTCGGCGCGGTTGAAAGAAAGCGAAACCCGCTTTCGGGAAGCCATGGAACATTCTCCGGTGGGAATGGCCATCGTGGAACTCGATGGACGTTGGCGCGAAACAAACTCCGCCCTGCGAACCTTCCTGGGATATTCCGCTCAGGAACTGACTGACCTCTCCTTCCAGGATATCACCTTTCCAGAAGATCTGGAGCTCGATCTGGAACATGTCCGGAAACTCATCGCCGGAGAGATCACCAGTTACCAGATGGAAAAGCGCTACGTGCGCAAAGACAGTCACATCGTGTGGGCGCTGCTCAATGCCTCCATCATCCGGGACGATGACAGACGGCCAAAATACTTCGTGTCCCAGGTACTGGACATCGACGAGAGCAAACGGACCGCTCGTATCCTGAGCGAAGCGCAGGCCAATGATCGATCGATCTTTGAAGCGATCGGGGATCCGATTTTTGTCCATGGCTTCGACGAGGACGGGCAGCCCGGCTATCTTTCCTATGTAAACTCTGCTGCCTGCCGCCTGCTCGGCTTATCGCGAGATCAGTTGCTCCAACGACGGATAAGCAGCCTCGAAGACTCGCCCTCCTATCGCAGCAGCCAGATCTCTGCCGAGGTGCTGACCACAGGCTCCGCAACTTATGAAACTCAACTCGTGTCGGTGGATGCGTCCAAGATCCCCGTAGAGATGCATGCGAGTCTCGCCTCTCTTTCCGGCAAGAAAGTGTGCATCTCGGTCGCCCGTTCGCTCGTTCTGCGCAAGGCGATAGATGCCCAGCTCCGTGCCTCCAAAGAGGCGGCTGAACGCGCCAACAAAGCCAAGAGCGATTTCCTCGCCACGATGAGCCATGAAATCCGCACCCCACTCCATGGCGTGATCGGCTTCATCTCACTCCTCAAGCAGACGAATCTTTCAACCGATCAAAAGGAAATCGTTGGAAGCGTGGAGCAGAGCAGCCGTCTTCTCCTGGCATTGGTCTCAGATGTCCTCGATGTGTCTCGTATCGAGGCGGGTCGACTGATCCTGGAGATCCGTCCGATCAATCTACGCCGGCACCTCGAGAGCATCTGCCGAGGAGCGGAGCTAGAGGCCAGACAGCACGGGCTGGATTTTCACAGCGACATTGACACGTCGTTGCCAGAGACTGTCCTCGCCGACTCCCTGCGCATCAACCAGATCCTGGGAAACCTGATCGGAAACGCGTTGAAATTCACCGATCACGGTCATGTCGGCCTCAGTGTCCATGCTTCTCACAATCCTTCGCAGCGAACCTGCGAGCTCGTTTTCTCAGTGACCGACACTGGCATCGGCATATCCCTCGCCCAACAGCGCAGGCTCTTTCAGCCATTCACCCAGGCAGACTCCTCCCTGTCTCGCAAATATGGAGGCACGGGACTTGGGCTCACCATCGTACGCAGCCTCTGCGAACTGATGGGTGGCAGCGTCGAAGTCCGAAGCGCAGAGAACAAGGGGTCAACTTTCATCGCACGTATCTCAGTGCAAACGGTCCAAGAAAACCCTCATGCCGACGATTCATCCCGGCACTCTGACTCCAACATGGCGGAGCAGACCAAAGGGATGCAAATCCTCATCACAGAAGATAATCCGCTCAATCAAAAGCTCCTGCGCAGAATGCTTGAAAAGACCGCAGCCACCATCGGCGTCGCTAACAATGGTGCCGAGTGCGTCGCATTGGTAAAGAGTGTCCATCGGGACATCATTTTCATGGATGTCAGCATGCCCGAGATGGATGGCCTGGAGGCGACCCGCAATGTTCGCCAGCTCGAAAGGGAGAGGCAGATCCCACCAGCCGTGATCGTCGCCCTCACGGCAGGAGTCTCAGAGGCTGACCGGCAGAGCTGCACCGAGGCGGGCATGGACTTGTTCCTCGGCAAACCCTTTACAGGAGAAAGCCTGAATCGCATCCTTACCGAAGCGATCATCCGGCTTGCCGCCAAACGTTCTTAA
- the argB gene encoding acetylglutamate kinase has product MSSLLSPEARSETLIEALPFIQKFRGQTFVIKYGGAAMEEEQIVERFLRDVVFLEAVGINPVLVHGGGKAITARMREAGLKAQFINGLRVTDAQSITIVEQTLDGVINPHIVDVINQYGGKARGFSGKDVFVARKMGPQRIDSGEEIDIGFVGEAAKINPAAVSDCIHQEIVPVISPIGADADGIVLNINADIAAAALATALQAAKLIYVSDVPGIMRDPSDKDSLIPSIQATQIETLIKQKVIDGGMIPKVQSAAAALSNGVGKVHMIGGHIHHCLLLEIFTSDGIGTELTR; this is encoded by the coding sequence ATGAGCAGTTTGCTTTCACCTGAGGCCCGTTCCGAGACGCTGATTGAGGCGCTCCCGTTCATCCAGAAATTCCGCGGCCAGACCTTTGTCATCAAATACGGCGGCGCCGCCATGGAGGAGGAGCAGATCGTTGAGCGTTTCCTCCGCGACGTCGTGTTTCTCGAGGCCGTTGGCATCAACCCCGTGCTCGTTCACGGTGGCGGCAAGGCCATCACGGCCCGCATGCGCGAAGCCGGCTTGAAGGCCCAGTTTATCAACGGCCTCCGCGTGACCGATGCCCAGTCGATCACGATCGTCGAGCAAACCCTCGACGGCGTGATCAATCCGCACATCGTCGACGTCATCAATCAGTACGGCGGCAAGGCCAGGGGATTTTCCGGAAAGGACGTCTTCGTGGCCAGAAAGATGGGGCCTCAACGCATTGACTCCGGCGAGGAGATCGACATCGGCTTTGTCGGTGAGGCGGCAAAGATCAATCCCGCAGCCGTAAGCGACTGCATCCACCAGGAAATCGTCCCTGTCATCAGCCCGATCGGAGCAGATGCCGACGGCATCGTGCTTAACATCAATGCTGACATCGCCGCGGCCGCGCTCGCTACCGCGCTCCAGGCGGCCAAGTTGATTTATGTAAGCGACGTGCCGGGGATCATGCGTGACCCGAGCGACAAAGACTCGCTCATTCCCTCGATTCAAGCCACCCAGATCGAGACCCTCATCAAACAAAAGGTCATCGATGGCGGGATGATTCCCAAGGTCCAATCTGCTGCCGCGGCTTTGAGCAACGGAGTAGGCAAAGTGCACATGATCGGCGGCCACATTCATCACTGCCTCCTGCTGGAGATTTTCACTTCGGACGGCATCGGTACTGAACTCACCCGCTAG